One Streptomyces sp. L2 genomic window carries:
- a CDS encoding DNA polymerase IV produces MRNAPTILHLDMDAFYASVEQAAKPSLRGKAVVVGGLGPRGVVATASYEARVFGVHSAMPTAQARRLAPNAAYLVPRFAVYRSISEQVMALLGQLSPLVEPLSLDEAFVDLEAGGAAWDEESARRTGVKLRADIRAVTGLTGSVGLAASKMLAKIASEEAKPDGLRLIEPGSERALLGPMPVRTLPGVGPATGDHLRRAGITTVEELAEAGEDELVRLLGNAHGHALYAMALARDDRPVVSDRETKSVSVEDTYDVDIHDRLRVGMEVRRLAERCVRRLREARLSGRTIVLKVRRYDFSTLTRSETLRGPTDDPAVVREAAARLLESVDTTGGVRLLGVGVTGLADYTQEDLFAQAAGEGGAEPAEEVVAEPSAAELAPAAERHWRAGQDVRHAEHGQGWVQGSGVGRVTVRFETPYSGPGRVRTFPADEVLLEPAEPLPLVPDGPLAYPPARLGTSNTDRHGAPPRAPSPHPPEPSTDTHATETRSTGTAAVRRAG; encoded by the coding sequence GTGAGAAACGCGCCCACGATCCTGCATCTCGACATGGATGCCTTCTACGCCTCGGTGGAGCAGGCGGCGAAGCCGAGCCTGCGGGGGAAGGCCGTCGTCGTGGGCGGGCTCGGGCCGCGCGGAGTGGTGGCCACCGCGTCGTACGAGGCGCGGGTGTTCGGGGTGCACTCGGCGATGCCCACGGCCCAGGCGCGTCGGCTGGCACCGAACGCCGCGTACCTCGTGCCGCGGTTCGCGGTGTACCGGTCGATCAGCGAACAGGTGATGGCGCTGCTGGGGCAGCTGTCGCCGCTGGTGGAGCCGCTGAGCCTGGACGAGGCGTTCGTGGACCTGGAGGCCGGGGGAGCGGCCTGGGACGAGGAGTCGGCGCGACGGACCGGGGTGAAGCTGCGCGCGGACATCCGGGCGGTCACCGGGCTCACGGGGTCGGTGGGGCTCGCCGCGTCCAAGATGCTCGCGAAGATCGCCTCCGAGGAGGCCAAGCCGGACGGGCTGAGGCTGATCGAGCCGGGCTCCGAGCGGGCCCTGCTCGGGCCGATGCCGGTGCGGACCCTGCCCGGCGTGGGGCCGGCGACCGGCGACCACCTGCGGCGGGCCGGGATCACCACGGTCGAGGAGCTGGCCGAGGCGGGTGAGGACGAACTGGTACGACTGCTCGGGAACGCGCACGGGCACGCGCTGTACGCGATGGCGCTGGCGCGCGACGACCGGCCCGTGGTGTCCGACCGCGAGACCAAGTCGGTGTCCGTGGAGGACACCTACGACGTCGACATCCACGACCGGCTGCGGGTCGGCATGGAGGTGCGGCGGCTCGCGGAGCGGTGCGTGCGGAGGCTGCGCGAGGCCCGGCTGTCGGGGCGGACGATCGTGCTGAAGGTGCGGCGGTACGACTTCTCGACCCTGACGCGGTCCGAGACGCTCCGTGGGCCCACGGACGATCCGGCGGTCGTCCGGGAGGCGGCCGCGCGGCTGCTGGAGTCCGTGGACACGACGGGCGGGGTACGGCTGCTCGGGGTGGGAGTGACCGGGCTCGCCGACTACACGCAGGAGGACCTGTTCGCCCAGGCGGCGGGGGAGGGCGGGGCGGAGCCGGCGGAGGAGGTCGTGGCCGAGCCCTCGGCGGCGGAACTGGCGCCGGCCGCCGAGCGTCACTGGCGGGCCGGCCAGGATGTGCGGCACGCCGAGCACGGCCAGGGGTGGGTGCAGGGCAGCGGCGTCGGCAGGGTCACCGTGCGGTTCGAGACGCCGTACTCGGGGCCGGGGCGGGTCCGGACGTTCCCGGCGGACGAGGTTCTGCTGGAGCCGGCGGAACCGCTGCCGCTGGTTCCGGACGGCCCCCTTGCCTATCCACCCGCCCGACTCGGTACGTCGAACACCGACCGACACGGGGCTCCGCCCCGGGCCCCGTCACCCCACCCGCCCGAGCCCTCGACCGACACCCACGCAACGGAAACGCGCTCGACCGGGACGGCCGCGGTGCGCCGAGCCGGTTGA
- a CDS encoding PRC-barrel domain-containing protein produces the protein MQTDIDPRNLIGRKAFDRSGTKLGTIDEVYLDDATGVPEWAAIRTGLFSRDAFVPLEPSELVEGSLHVPFDRALIKDAPDFGVGRHLSPEQELQLYHHYGLDVAPPPSVPDHTFGKLAGPENP, from the coding sequence GTGCAGACCGACATCGATCCGCGCAACCTGATCGGCCGCAAGGCGTTCGACCGCTCCGGCACCAAACTGGGCACCATCGACGAGGTGTACCTCGACGACGCGACCGGTGTGCCCGAGTGGGCGGCCATACGGACCGGACTCTTCTCCCGGGACGCGTTCGTCCCCCTGGAGCCCAGCGAGCTGGTCGAGGGCTCCCTGCACGTCCCCTTCGACCGCGCCCTGATCAAGGACGCCCCCGACTTCGGCGTCGGCCGCCATCTCTCCCCCGAACAGGAACTCCAGCTGTACCACCACTACGGCCTGGACGTGGCCCCACCCCCTTCCGTCCCGGACCACACCTTCGGCAAACTGGCAGGCCCGGAAAACCCCTGA
- the gcvP gene encoding aminomethyl-transferring glycine dehydrogenase, translating into MTAHRIPLSDLEAGIPFEQRHIGPDHEARAKMLAHVGYGSLDELTAAAVPDVIKNADALDLPGARTEAEVLEELRTLADRNQVLGSMIGLGYYGTFTPPVILRNVMENPAWYTAYTPYQPEISQGRLEALLNFQTVVADLTGLPTSGASLLDEGTAAAEAMALSRRMGKNKKGLFLVDADTMPQTIAVIETRAEPTGVEIVVADLSDGIPADIAAREINGVLLQYPGASGAVRDLKPVIDQAHELGALVTVAADLLALTLLASPGELGADIAVGTTQRFGVPMGFGGPHAGYMAVHEKFARSLPGRLVGVSVDADGHKAYRLALQTREQHIRREKATSNICTAQVLLAVMAGMYAVYHGPEGLRAIARRTHRYATILAAGLRAGGVEVVHGAWFDTLTVKVAGRAAEVVGAAREGGVNLRLVDGDLVSIACDETTTRAQLRAVWSAFGVDGAIDALDAATEEVLPEALLRTDDYLTHPVFHEHRSETAMLRYLRKLADRDYALDRGMIPLGSCTMKLNATTEMEPVTWPEFGQLHPFAPAEQAQGYLTLIHELESRLAEVTGYDKVSLQPNAGSQGELAGLLAVRGYHRANGDEQRTVCLIPSSAHGTNAASAVMAGMKVVVVKTAEDGEIDVEDLRAKIEKHRDELAVLMITYPSTHGVFEEHVADICAQVHEAGGQVYVDGANLNALVGLAKPGHFGGDVSHLNLHKTFCIPHGGGGPGVGPVAVRSHLAPYLPNHPMQPEAGPATGVGPISAAPWGSAGILPISWAYVRLMGGEGLKRATQVAVLSANYIAKRLEPHFPVLYTGPGNLVAHECIIDLRPLTKATGVSVDDVAKRLIDYGFHAPTMSFPVAGTLMIEPTESEDLAEIDRFCDAMIAIRAEIEKVGAGEWPAEDNPLHGAPHTAAALGGEWEHAYTREEAVFPAGVSAADKYWPPVRRIDQAFGDRNLVCSCPPLDAYED; encoded by the coding sequence ATGACCGCCCATCGCATTCCGCTCTCGGATCTCGAAGCGGGCATCCCCTTCGAGCAGCGCCACATCGGCCCGGACCACGAGGCGCGGGCCAAGATGCTCGCCCACGTCGGCTACGGCTCCCTCGACGAGCTGACCGCCGCCGCGGTCCCCGACGTCATCAAGAACGCCGACGCCCTGGACCTGCCGGGCGCCCGCACCGAGGCCGAGGTGCTCGAAGAGCTGCGCACCCTCGCCGACCGCAACCAGGTCCTCGGCTCCATGATCGGCCTGGGCTACTACGGGACGTTCACGCCGCCCGTCATCCTGCGCAACGTCATGGAGAACCCCGCCTGGTACACGGCCTACACGCCGTACCAGCCCGAGATCTCCCAGGGCCGCCTTGAGGCGCTGCTGAACTTCCAGACCGTGGTCGCCGACCTGACCGGTCTGCCCACGTCCGGTGCCTCGCTGCTCGACGAGGGCACCGCGGCCGCCGAGGCCATGGCGCTGTCGCGCCGCATGGGCAAGAACAAGAAGGGCCTGTTCCTGGTCGACGCGGACACGATGCCGCAGACCATCGCCGTGATCGAGACCCGCGCGGAGCCGACCGGCGTGGAGATCGTCGTCGCCGACCTCAGCGACGGCATTCCGGCGGACATCGCCGCACGCGAGATCAACGGCGTGCTGCTCCAGTACCCGGGCGCCTCCGGTGCCGTACGCGACCTCAAGCCCGTCATCGACCAGGCGCACGAGCTGGGCGCGCTCGTCACCGTCGCCGCCGACCTCCTCGCGCTCACCCTGCTGGCCTCGCCCGGTGAGCTGGGCGCGGACATCGCCGTCGGCACCACCCAGCGCTTCGGCGTGCCCATGGGCTTCGGCGGACCGCACGCCGGCTACATGGCCGTGCACGAGAAGTTCGCCCGCAGCCTGCCCGGCCGGCTCGTCGGCGTCTCCGTGGACGCGGACGGCCACAAGGCCTACCGGCTCGCCCTGCAGACCCGCGAGCAGCACATCCGCCGCGAGAAGGCCACCAGCAACATCTGCACCGCCCAGGTGCTGCTCGCCGTGATGGCCGGCATGTACGCCGTCTACCACGGCCCCGAGGGGCTGCGGGCCATCGCCCGGCGGACCCACCGGTACGCCACGATCCTCGCCGCCGGTCTGCGGGCGGGCGGCGTCGAGGTCGTCCACGGCGCCTGGTTCGACACCCTGACCGTCAAGGTCGCGGGCCGGGCCGCCGAGGTCGTCGGCGCCGCGCGCGAGGGCGGCGTCAACCTGCGCCTCGTGGACGGCGACCTCGTCTCGATCGCCTGCGACGAGACCACCACGCGCGCCCAGCTCCGCGCTGTGTGGTCCGCGTTCGGCGTGGACGGCGCCATCGACGCGCTCGACGCCGCCACCGAGGAGGTACTGCCCGAGGCGCTGCTGCGCACCGACGACTACCTCACCCACCCGGTGTTCCACGAGCACCGCTCCGAGACCGCCATGCTGCGCTACCTGCGCAAGCTGGCCGACCGGGACTACGCGCTGGACCGCGGCATGATCCCGCTGGGCTCCTGCACGATGAAGCTCAACGCGACCACCGAGATGGAGCCGGTCACCTGGCCCGAGTTCGGCCAGCTGCACCCCTTCGCCCCCGCCGAGCAGGCACAGGGCTACCTCACCCTCATCCACGAGCTGGAGTCGCGGCTCGCCGAGGTCACCGGCTACGACAAGGTGTCCCTGCAGCCGAACGCCGGATCCCAGGGCGAGCTGGCCGGCCTGCTCGCCGTGCGCGGCTACCACCGCGCCAACGGCGACGAGCAGCGCACCGTCTGCCTCATCCCGTCCTCCGCGCACGGCACCAACGCCGCCAGCGCCGTGATGGCCGGCATGAAGGTCGTCGTCGTCAAGACCGCCGAGGACGGCGAGATCGATGTCGAGGACCTGCGGGCGAAGATCGAGAAGCACCGCGACGAACTCGCCGTGCTGATGATCACCTACCCGTCCACGCACGGGGTGTTCGAGGAGCACGTCGCCGACATCTGCGCCCAGGTCCACGAGGCCGGCGGCCAGGTCTACGTCGACGGAGCCAACCTCAACGCCCTGGTCGGCCTCGCCAAGCCCGGCCACTTCGGCGGCGACGTCTCCCACCTGAACCTGCACAAGACCTTCTGCATCCCGCACGGCGGCGGCGGTCCCGGCGTCGGCCCGGTCGCCGTACGGTCGCACCTGGCGCCGTACCTGCCGAACCACCCGATGCAGCCGGAGGCCGGCCCGGCCACGGGCGTCGGCCCGATCTCCGCGGCCCCCTGGGGCAGCGCGGGCATCCTGCCGATCTCGTGGGCGTACGTCCGCCTGATGGGCGGCGAGGGCCTGAAGCGGGCCACGCAGGTGGCCGTGCTCTCCGCGAACTACATCGCCAAGCGCCTGGAGCCGCACTTCCCCGTGCTCTACACCGGCCCCGGCAACCTGGTCGCGCACGAGTGCATCATCGACCTGCGCCCGCTGACCAAGGCGACCGGCGTGAGCGTGGACGACGTGGCCAAGCGGCTCATCGACTACGGCTTCCACGCGCCGACCATGTCCTTCCCGGTGGCCGGCACGCTGATGATCGAGCCGACCGAGTCCGAGGACCTCGCCGAGATCGACCGGTTCTGCGACGCGATGATCGCCATCCGCGCTGAGATCGAGAAGGTCGGCGCCGGCGAGTGGCCCGCGGAGGACAACCCGCTGCACGGCGCGCCGCACACCGCGGCCGCGCTGGGCGGTGAGTGGGAGCACGCCTACACCCGCGAGGAGGCCGTCTTCCCGGCCGGTGTCTCGGCCGCCGACAAGTACTGGCCGCCGGTGCGCCGGATCGACCAGGCGTTCGGCGACCGCAACCTGGTGTGCTCGTGCCCGCCGCTGGACGCGTACGAGGACTGA
- a CDS encoding TOBE domain-containing protein, which translates to MTLSIRNQLPGTVTAVHPGEVMATVKIRLAAGHDLTAAVTLEAVEDLGLTPGSAVRALVKSTEVSLATGPVEGLSIRNRLSGAITHLAIGEVMATVKIALDGTEVTAAITKEAAEDLGLFVGSSVIALIKSTEVALATA; encoded by the coding sequence ATGACCCTGAGCATCCGCAACCAGCTCCCCGGCACCGTGACCGCCGTACACCCCGGTGAGGTCATGGCCACCGTCAAGATCCGTCTGGCGGCCGGCCACGACCTCACGGCGGCCGTCACCCTGGAGGCCGTGGAGGACCTCGGCCTCACCCCGGGCTCGGCCGTCCGCGCCCTGGTGAAGTCCACCGAGGTGTCCCTCGCCACCGGCCCGGTCGAGGGCCTGTCGATCCGCAACCGGCTGTCCGGCGCGATCACCCACCTCGCGATCGGCGAGGTCATGGCCACCGTGAAGATCGCCCTGGACGGCACCGAGGTCACGGCGGCGATCACGAAGGAGGCGGCCGAGGACCTCGGTCTCTTCGTGGGCTCCTCCGTGATCGCCCTGATCAAGTCGACCGAGGTGGCGCTGGCCACCGCCTGA
- a CDS encoding ABC transporter ATP-binding protein, producing MTRAPKVTSAADAAPPTGAPAAACGAEGLDARLVVERGSFRLDVDLAAAPGDVVALLGPNGAGKTTALRALAGLVPFTEGHLRLDGASLERTPPESRPVGVVFQDYLLFPHLSALDNVAFGPRCHGAGKAEARAQAAVWLERMGLAGHAGAKPRRLSGGQAQRVALARALATRPRLLLLDEPLAALDARTRLEIRAQLRRHLAEFEAVAVLVTHDPLDAMVLADRLVVVEDGHVVQEGAPSDIARRPRTDYIAQLVGLNLYRGHADGHTVRLDAGPVITTTEDLSGPVFVAFPPGAVTLFRDRPTGASARNLWRCEVAGLETHGDQIRADLTGGLPLAADLTTVAAAELDLHPGASVWATVKATQTHAYPA from the coding sequence ATGACGCGAGCACCCAAGGTGACGTCCGCCGCGGACGCCGCGCCCCCGACCGGCGCCCCGGCCGCCGCATGCGGCGCTGAGGGACTCGATGCCCGGCTCGTGGTCGAGCGCGGCTCCTTCCGGCTCGACGTCGACCTGGCCGCCGCCCCCGGTGACGTGGTCGCGCTGCTGGGCCCCAACGGGGCCGGGAAGACGACCGCCCTGCGCGCCCTCGCCGGTCTGGTCCCGTTCACCGAGGGCCATCTGCGGCTGGACGGCGCCTCGCTGGAGCGCACCCCGCCCGAGTCCCGCCCGGTCGGGGTCGTCTTCCAGGACTATCTGCTCTTCCCACACCTGTCCGCGCTGGACAACGTGGCCTTCGGCCCGCGCTGCCACGGCGCCGGCAAGGCCGAGGCCCGCGCGCAGGCCGCCGTCTGGCTGGAGCGCATGGGCCTCGCCGGCCACGCCGGAGCCAAGCCGCGCCGTCTCTCCGGCGGCCAGGCGCAGCGGGTCGCGCTGGCCCGCGCGCTGGCCACCCGCCCCCGCCTGCTGCTGCTGGACGAGCCGCTGGCCGCCCTGGACGCGCGGACGCGCCTGGAGATCCGGGCCCAGCTGCGCCGGCATCTCGCCGAGTTCGAGGCCGTCGCCGTACTCGTGACGCACGACCCGCTGGACGCGATGGTGCTGGCGGACCGGCTCGTCGTGGTCGAGGACGGACACGTTGTGCAGGAGGGCGCCCCATCCGACATCGCCCGCCGCCCGCGCACGGACTACATCGCCCAGCTCGTCGGCCTCAACCTGTACCGCGGGCACGCCGACGGGCACACGGTACGGCTCGACGCGGGCCCCGTGATCACCACCACCGAGGACCTGTCCGGGCCGGTGTTCGTGGCGTTCCCGCCGGGCGCGGTCACCCTGTTCCGCGACCGGCCGACCGGGGCGAGCGCCCGCAACCTGTGGCGCTGCGAGGTCGCCGGCCTGGAGACGCACGGCGACCAGATCCGCGCCGATCTCACCGGCGGTCTTCCCCTCGCCGCCGACCTCACCACGGTCGCCGCCGCCGAGCTGGACCTGCACCCGGGCGCGTCGGTCTGGGCGACCGTCAAGGCGACGCAGACGCACGCATACCCGGCCTGA
- the modB gene encoding molybdate ABC transporter permease subunit, with amino-acid sequence MTSLDKPGAAARHLPGGTRRRRGRGGRRGVPLPLLLPGVLALAFLLLPLLALLIRAPWHSLPDQLTSAEVWQALRLSLVSATSATAVSLVLGVPLAWLLARTEFPGRGLVRALVTLPLVLPPVVGGVALLLALGRNGVIGQWLDAWFGITLPFTTTGVVLAEAFVAMPFLVISVEGTLRAADPRFEEAAATLGASRFTAFRRVTLPLIAPGIAAGAVLAWARALGEFGATITFAGNFPGRTQTMPLSVYLALQNDPDAAIALSLVLLTVSIAVLAGLRDRWMTGV; translated from the coding sequence ATGACCTCGCTCGACAAGCCCGGCGCCGCGGCCCGCCACCTCCCCGGCGGGACGCGGCGCCGACGTGGCCGCGGCGGCCGGCGCGGAGTGCCGCTGCCGCTGCTGCTCCCCGGGGTCCTGGCGCTGGCGTTCCTGCTGCTGCCCCTGCTGGCGCTGCTGATCCGCGCGCCCTGGCACAGCCTGCCGGACCAGCTCACCAGCGCCGAAGTGTGGCAGGCGCTCCGGCTCTCCCTGGTCAGCGCGACGTCCGCGACCGCGGTGAGCCTCGTCCTGGGCGTGCCCCTCGCCTGGCTCCTGGCCCGCACCGAATTCCCCGGCCGGGGTCTCGTGCGGGCCCTGGTCACCCTGCCCCTCGTGCTGCCGCCGGTGGTCGGCGGTGTGGCCCTGCTGCTCGCCCTGGGCCGCAACGGGGTGATCGGGCAGTGGCTGGACGCCTGGTTCGGGATCACCCTGCCGTTCACCACCACGGGCGTGGTGCTCGCGGAGGCGTTCGTCGCGATGCCCTTCCTGGTCATCAGCGTCGAGGGCACCCTGCGTGCTGCCGACCCCCGCTTCGAGGAGGCGGCCGCCACGCTCGGCGCGTCCCGGTTCACCGCGTTCCGCCGGGTCACGCTGCCCCTGATCGCGCCGGGCATCGCCGCGGGCGCCGTCCTGGCCTGGGCGCGCGCGCTCGGTGAGTTCGGGGCGACGATCACTTTCGCGGGCAACTTCCCCGGCCGCACCCAGACCATGCCGCTGTCCGTCTATCTCGCTCTTCAGAACGACCCGGACGCCGCCATCGCCCTCAGCCTGGTCCTGCTCACCGTGTCGATCGCGGTGCTGGCGGGCCTGCGCGACCGCTGGATGACGGGGGTCTGA
- the modA gene encoding molybdate ABC transporter substrate-binding protein, translated as MTTRSVHRIRTLQLAGAGAAALLALSACSSSGDSGSSGASDTSGSGKISGTVTVFAAASLQEGFTTLGKEFEKQHPGTKVSFSFGGSDSLAANITSGAPADVFASASPKTMAIVTGEKDTAGAPVTFVRNQLEIATVPGNPHKVSSLKDLTGSGLKVVLCAKTVPCGAAAQKALDASHLKLTPVSYEQDVKSALTKVELKEADAAVVYRTDVKAGGDKVQGVEFPESAEAVNDYPIARLKNGKNAAAAKAFIAFVRSAEGQKVLAEDGFLKA; from the coding sequence GTGACGACCCGTTCCGTGCACCGGATCCGGACCCTGCAGCTGGCCGGTGCCGGGGCCGCCGCCCTGCTGGCGCTCAGTGCCTGCTCCTCCTCCGGCGACTCCGGATCGTCCGGCGCGTCGGACACGTCGGGTTCCGGGAAGATCTCCGGCACCGTCACCGTGTTCGCGGCGGCCTCCCTCCAGGAGGGCTTCACGACGCTGGGCAAGGAGTTCGAGAAGCAGCACCCGGGCACCAAGGTCAGCTTCAGCTTCGGCGGCAGTGACAGCCTCGCCGCGAACATCACCAGCGGCGCGCCCGCCGACGTCTTCGCCTCCGCCAGCCCTAAGACGATGGCGATCGTGACGGGCGAGAAGGACACGGCCGGCGCTCCCGTCACGTTCGTGCGCAACCAGCTGGAGATCGCCACCGTGCCCGGCAACCCGCACAAGGTGTCCTCCCTGAAGGACCTCACCGGGTCCGGCCTCAAGGTCGTCCTGTGCGCGAAGACCGTGCCCTGCGGCGCGGCCGCCCAGAAGGCCCTGGACGCCAGTCACCTCAAGCTCACGCCGGTCTCCTACGAGCAGGACGTCAAAAGCGCCCTGACCAAGGTGGAGCTGAAGGAGGCCGACGCCGCCGTGGTCTACCGGACGGACGTGAAGGCGGGCGGTGACAAGGTGCAGGGCGTGGAGTTCCCCGAGTCCGCCGAGGCGGTCAACGACTACCCGATCGCCCGGCTGAAGAACGGGAAGAACGCGGCGGCCGCCAAGGCCTTCATCGCGTTCGTGCGGTCCGCCGAGGGCCAGAAGGTGCTGGCGGAGGACGGATTCCTCAAGGCATGA
- a CDS encoding helix-turn-helix transcriptional regulator, protein MQSYTIGQAARLLGVSPDTARRWADAGRVTTHRDESGRRLIDGGDLAAFSVELAKAAGTEEDAPYTSARNAFPGIVTAIKLGDVAAQVEIQAGPHRLVSLLTREAVEELGLEVGMEATARVKSTNVHIDRV, encoded by the coding sequence ATGCAGTCCTACACGATCGGTCAGGCCGCGCGGCTGCTCGGCGTCAGCCCGGACACCGCCCGCCGCTGGGCCGACGCCGGCCGGGTGACCACCCATCGCGACGAGTCGGGGCGGCGGCTCATCGACGGCGGCGACCTCGCCGCGTTCTCGGTCGAGCTGGCCAAGGCGGCCGGCACCGAGGAGGACGCCCCCTACACCTCGGCACGCAACGCCTTCCCCGGCATCGTCACCGCGATCAAACTCGGTGACGTCGCCGCCCAGGTGGAGATCCAGGCGGGCCCGCACCGGCTGGTCTCCCTGCTGACCCGGGAGGCCGTCGAGGAACTCGGCCTGGAGGTCGGCATGGAGGCCACCGCCCGCGTGAAGTCGACGAACGTACATATCGACCGGGTCTGA
- a CDS encoding APC family permease, whose product MATTERPPSRMRAWMLEGLSDMGRNGGHTGPHAEPEPPHQGQRWWRVMCLTGVDYFSTLGYQPGIAALAAGLLSPVATIVLVIVTLAGALPVYRRVAEESPHGEGSIAMLERLLSFWQGKLFVLTLLGFAATDFLITITLSAADASTHLVENPHLTDLLQGKQMLITLFLVALLGAVFLKGFLEAVGVAVALVGVYLALNVVVVLDGLWHVITAGHVVTDWTSALTTEHGNVFVMVGVALIVFPKLALGLSGFETGVAVMPHVRGDEGDTEERPAGRIRDTKKLLTTAALIMSCFLIATSFITTLLIPENEFKPGGKANGRALAYMAHQYLGSAFGTVYDISTIAILWFAGASAMAGLLNLMPRYLPRYGMAPHWARAVRPMVIVFTLVAFLVTWIFDANVDKQGGAYATGVLVLISSAAIAVTIASRKARQRGWTIGFGIISAVFLYTTVVNVIERPDGVKIGACFIAGIILVSLLSRLARAFELRVTSVAMDPMAERFVRDMASRRMRFIANDPGHRDKAEYRDKIEQIRADNDMPEQDDFVFVEVTVTDPSEFEACLTVRGEVLHGRYRILAVESASIPNALAALLLHVRDLTGRTPHIYFEWTEGNPFRNFLRFFLFGQGEVAPVTREVLREAEPDRERRPRVHTG is encoded by the coding sequence ATGGCCACGACCGAACGCCCTCCCAGCCGCATGCGCGCCTGGATGCTGGAGGGGCTGTCCGACATGGGAAGGAACGGCGGCCACACGGGCCCCCACGCCGAGCCGGAGCCGCCGCACCAGGGCCAGCGCTGGTGGCGCGTGATGTGCCTGACGGGTGTCGACTACTTCTCGACCCTCGGCTACCAGCCGGGCATCGCGGCCCTGGCTGCCGGTCTGCTGTCACCGGTGGCGACCATCGTGCTGGTGATCGTCACCCTGGCCGGTGCCCTGCCGGTCTACCGCCGCGTGGCGGAGGAGAGCCCGCACGGCGAGGGATCCATCGCGATGCTGGAACGGCTGCTGTCGTTCTGGCAGGGCAAGCTGTTCGTCCTCACCCTGCTGGGGTTCGCGGCCACCGACTTCCTGATCACCATCACCCTGTCGGCCGCCGACGCCTCCACCCACCTGGTGGAGAACCCGCATCTGACGGACCTCCTCCAGGGCAAGCAGATGCTGATCACCCTGTTCCTGGTGGCGCTGCTCGGCGCGGTGTTCCTCAAGGGCTTCCTGGAGGCCGTCGGCGTCGCGGTCGCTCTGGTCGGCGTCTACCTCGCGCTCAACGTCGTCGTCGTGCTCGACGGGCTGTGGCACGTGATCACCGCCGGGCATGTCGTCACCGACTGGACGAGCGCGCTCACCACGGAACACGGCAACGTGTTCGTGATGGTCGGCGTCGCCCTGATCGTGTTCCCGAAACTCGCCCTCGGCCTGTCGGGCTTCGAGACCGGCGTGGCCGTCATGCCGCACGTGCGGGGCGACGAGGGCGACACCGAGGAGCGTCCTGCGGGCCGGATCCGGGACACCAAGAAGCTGCTGACCACCGCCGCCCTGATCATGAGCTGTTTCCTGATCGCCACCAGCTTCATCACCACGCTGCTGATCCCGGAGAACGAGTTCAAGCCGGGCGGCAAGGCCAACGGCCGGGCGCTCGCCTACATGGCGCACCAGTACCTCGGCAGTGCCTTCGGCACGGTCTACGACATCTCCACCATCGCCATCCTGTGGTTCGCCGGCGCCTCCGCGATGGCCGGGCTGCTCAACCTCATGCCGCGCTATCTGCCCCGTTACGGCATGGCACCGCACTGGGCGCGGGCGGTGCGCCCGATGGTCATCGTCTTCACGCTGGTCGCCTTCCTGGTGACCTGGATCTTCGACGCCAACGTCGACAAGCAGGGCGGTGCCTACGCCACCGGTGTGCTGGTGCTGATCAGCTCGGCGGCGATCGCGGTGACCATCGCCTCGCGCAAGGCGCGGCAGCGGGGCTGGACCATCGGGTTCGGGATCATCTCGGCGGTGTTCCTCTACACCACCGTCGTGAACGTCATCGAACGCCCGGACGGTGTGAAGATCGGTGCCTGCTTCATCGCGGGCATCATCCTGGTCTCCCTGCTGTCCCGGCTGGCCCGCGCCTTCGAGCTGCGGGTGACGAGCGTGGCGATGGACCCGATGGCGGAGCGTTTCGTCCGCGACATGGCCAGCCGCCGGATGCGGTTCATCGCCAACGACCCCGGCCACCGCGACAAGGCCGAGTACCGCGACAAGATCGAGCAGATCCGGGCCGACAACGACATGCCCGAGCAGGACGACTTCGTCTTCGTCGAGGTCACGGTCACCGACCCCTCCGAGTTCGAGGCGTGCCTGACCGTGCGCGGCGAGGTGCTGCACGGGCGCTACCGCATCCTGGCCGTGGAGTCCGCGTCCATCCCCAACGCCCTCGCCGCGCTCCTGCTGCATGTCCGGGACCTCACCGGCCGCACCCCGCACATCTACTTCGAGTGGACCGAGGGCAATCCTTTCCGGAACTTCCTGCGCTTCTTCCTGTTCGGCCAGGGCGAGGTCGCCCCGGTCACCCGCGAGGTACTGCGCGAGGCGGAGCCGGACCGGGAGAGGAGACCGCGGGTGCACACCGGCTGA